A region of Nostoc sp. ATCC 53789 DNA encodes the following proteins:
- a CDS encoding multiubiquitin domain-containing protein, protein MQIDAAKDTESISKKPKIITVIVNERPVTFSEHKATGLEIKQTAIKQGVAIQEDFVLFEVKGNSPLKQIGDCETVTLHEGQKFRATAPDDNS, encoded by the coding sequence ATGCAAATTGATGCTGCAAAAGATACCGAATCCATCTCCAAAAAACCAAAAATAATTACTGTTATTGTCAATGAACGCCCTGTAACCTTCTCAGAGCATAAGGCTACGGGCTTGGAAATCAAGCAAACTGCCATCAAACAGGGCGTAGCGATTCAGGAAGATTTTGTACTGTTTGAGGTCAAAGGCAATTCTCCCCTCAAGCAAATTGGAGACTGCGAAACCGTTACCCTGCACGAAGGGCAAAAGTTCCGCGCCACTGCACCCGATGACAACTCATAG
- a CDS encoding ImmA/IrrE family metallo-endopeptidase: protein MKQTDYEYYEEMKALARKIRTEHGLNTPRVQRSHIRAIYKKYDIQFDLWPVKGAPPTVKLKSLRGAFFNDEHGVTIMVNRFLPDAPAIFTMGHELKHFLVDRDYKALWCGDDNVNDKIEIGAEVFAAELMFPEKDFEDLLVQMGVKKGECNPEILVKLKHATKTTLSYAGLVKKAEFLGFAPKGSFNRVKWQQLEEQMGIPVFKRIKRPQKQTKELTW, encoded by the coding sequence ATGAAGCAGACTGATTATGAGTACTACGAGGAGATGAAAGCCCTTGCACGCAAAATTAGGACAGAGCATGGCTTGAATACTCCACGGGTACAACGGTCACATATACGTGCTATCTACAAGAAATACGACATTCAATTTGATTTATGGCCTGTAAAAGGTGCGCCCCCCACAGTAAAACTCAAAAGTTTGCGGGGGGCTTTCTTTAACGATGAACACGGTGTAACTATTATGGTTAACCGCTTTCTTCCTGACGCACCTGCAATTTTTACAATGGGTCATGAATTAAAGCATTTTTTGGTTGATCGTGACTATAAAGCTTTATGGTGTGGTGATGACAATGTAAATGACAAAATTGAAATTGGTGCTGAAGTGTTTGCTGCTGAACTGATGTTTCCAGAAAAAGACTTTGAAGATTTATTAGTTCAAATGGGGGTCAAAAAGGGGGAATGTAATCCAGAGATTTTAGTTAAGCTCAAGCACGCAACTAAGACGACACTTTCCTATGCAGGGTTGGTTAAGAAAGCAGAATTTCTTGGGTTTGCTCCAAAAGGCTCTTTTAACAGAGTCAAATGGCAGCAACTTGAGGAGCAGATGGGTATACCTGTTTTCAAGCGGATAAAACGTCCACAGAAGCAGACAAAGGAGCTAACCTGGTAA
- a CDS encoding PIN domain-containing protein: protein MKDYISSLFKTYKQKGILIDTNILLLWFVGTVNRNRISQFNRTEKFLPEDYDLLVSILSYFSKIVTTPNVLTEVNSLVNQIGEPERSQCYSVFAQAMTALDEFYIESVNAVQLDNFTKYGLTDCGIVTLAKNKYLVLTDDFKLANYLQKVGIDTINFNNIRTYGW from the coding sequence ATGAAAGATTATATTAGCTCGTTGTTTAAAACTTATAAACAAAAAGGAATTTTAATTGACACAAATATTTTACTGCTTTGGTTTGTTGGAACTGTAAATCGAAATCGAATATCACAATTTAATCGGACTGAAAAGTTTTTACCGGAAGATTATGATTTGCTCGTGAGTATTTTGTCGTATTTCTCAAAAATTGTTACAACTCCTAATGTGCTGACTGAAGTGAATAGTCTGGTTAACCAGATTGGTGAACCAGAACGTTCTCAATGTTACTCTGTATTTGCTCAAGCGATGACTGCATTAGATGAATTTTATATTGAAAGTGTCAATGCTGTTCAGCTAGATAATTTTACTAAATATGGGCTGACTGACTGTGGAATTGTGACTTTAGCAAAAAATAAATATTTAGTGCTTACAGATGATTTCAAGTTAGCTAATTATCTGCAAAAAGTAGGTATTGATACAATTAATTTTAATAATATTCGGACTTATGGTTGGTAA
- a CDS encoding helix-turn-helix transcriptional regulator: protein MRIVAKITKHMSLMEYIGGQIRNLRVSYGGGKGLSQEALAKELGNTANTISRWETATYRPTIEDLERLARFFGVSILTFFPPEEAPANDQLTALLRAAKQLSPEDLEELSKYAEFRKARSFQKQSKPGRKRKKQDEAD from the coding sequence ATGAGGATAGTCGCAAAAATTACAAAACACATGAGTTTGATGGAGTACATCGGAGGACAAATCCGAAATTTACGTGTGAGTTATGGAGGAGGTAAGGGGTTGTCCCAAGAAGCGCTTGCTAAGGAATTGGGAAATACTGCGAACACAATTTCTCGCTGGGAAACTGCCACTTATCGCCCAACCATTGAAGACCTTGAACGCCTTGCGCGGTTCTTTGGAGTGTCAATTTTGACTTTTTTCCCGCCAGAGGAAGCTCCAGCTAACGACCAACTCACTGCATTGTTACGCGCAGCTAAACAGTTGTCTCCTGAAGACCTAGAGGAATTAAGCAAATACGCAGAATTTCGTAAAGCTCGAAGTTTTCAGAAGCAGTCGAAACCAGGGCGCAAGAGGAAAAAACAGGATGAAGCAGACTGA